The following are encoded in a window of Fusarium verticillioides 7600 chromosome 6, whole genome shotgun sequence genomic DNA:
- a CDS encoding hypothetical protein (At least one base has a quality score < 10) produces the protein MDQASLRKRRHKSFAGCWTCRARKVKCDETRPRCVQCSLKRLSCEGYEVRLRWMPLEVASHGYCHDGSRQSEDDLGPGQQRLQRSLVICNENVESALQLSELDDIFSQIDSFQGKKDHSHHSQLFLSSFGVFDPSYTEQGYQDDGTLPFYATAPPPEDTPPSLSSNSFADSWEPESSHEEYLPHASVPAFNLTGFGALLHAHEASVSLTSYQESAAITLEDSIQDNTAVILRDRPPESPATSITTAPPERFNYYTSSSQHPQQQDGRALWWKDTSNTIIHNPEPLPLPTLERFLLNHYVHRVVHLFCVISYEKSPWKTIHLPRVLQSAGQLSLHGSSTKVREALRDRAAEHQCVLPGRLISARAGCEKKWSIGCEVACGDV, from the exons ATGGATCAAGCATCCCTGCGCAAAAGGCGTCACAAGAGTTTCGCGGGGTGCTGGACGTGTCGCGCGCGAAAGGTCAAGTGCGACGAAACCCGGCCGAGGTGTGTGCAGTGCAGCCTCAAGCGGCTCTCCTGTGAGGGCTACGAGGTGAGGCTGCGATGGATGCCTTTGGAAGTTGCATCTCACGGATATTGCCATGATGGGAGTAGGCAATCTGAGGATGACTTGGGCCCTGGCCAGCAAAGACTTCAGCGAAGTCTTGTCATTTGCA ATGAAAATGTAGAATCTGCTCTTCAGCTGTCAGAGCTCGATGATATCTTTAGCCAGATCGACAGCTTCCAGGGTAAAAAGGATCACTCACACCACAGCCAGCTCTTCTTGTCCAGCTTCGGTGTTTTTGACCCATCCTATACTGAACAAGGCTACCAAGACGACGGTACATTGCCGTTCTACGCCACGGCACCGCCTCCGGAGGATACTCCGCCGTCTTTATCTAGCAATTCTTTCGCTGACTCTTGGGAGCCGGAATCAAGTCACGAGGAATATCTTCCACATGCATCCGTCCCTGCATTCAACCTGACTGGTTTCGGGGCCCTTCTTCATGCTCATGAGGCCTCGGTGAGTCTCACGTCATATCAAGAGAGCGCAGCCATCACTCTTGAAGATAGCATTCAAGATAACACAGCTGTAATTCTTCGAGATCGGCCACCCGAGAGTCCCGCTACTTCAATAACAACAGCGCCTCCTGAGAGATTCAACTACTACACCTCATCCTCCCAgcaccctcaacaacaagacggCCGCGCACTTTGGTGGAAAGACAcctccaacaccatcatccaCAACCCCGAGCCCCTCCCCCTGCCCACCCTCGAAcgcttcctcctcaaccacTACGTCCACCGCGTTGTCCACCTCTTCTGCGTCATCTCCTACGAGAAATCACCATGGAAGACCATCCACCTCCCGCGCGTCCTACAGTCCGCCGGTCAGCTGAGTCTACACGGCTCCTCGACAAAGGTCAGAGAGGCGTTGCGGGATCGCGCTGCTGAGCATCAGTGCGTTCTACCTGGTAGATTGATATCCGCGAGAGCAGGGTGTGAGAAGAAATGGAGCATAGGTTGCGAGGTAGCATGCGGTGACGTTTAG
- a CDS encoding calcium-translocating P-type ATPase, PMCA-type, protein MSGHLDPKALLDPRQRSISEVGTISSAGDTTVVPSINTAEIPQYLDAGNEKRFPHDPNNPFNHSPEVLNQLLDPKSLDVLKGLGGLPGLARSLNVDLKAGLSVDELNNQNCPRIKVFGRNQLPAKKPKSIWRLAWITFQEAVLIMLTVAGTISLALGLYETFGVKHQPGDPTPVDWVEGVAILGAVLIVVVVASHNDWQKEKAFVKLNTKKDDREVKVVRSGKSMLVNVADVVVGDVLNLEPGDLIPADGIFIDGHNVKCDESTVTGESDALKKTPGAKCFVDDPMRTKEPDPFIISGSRVLEGMGTFVVTSVGVNSSFGKIMMSVRTDIESTPLQKKLEGLAVAIAKLGGGASLLMFFILLFRFCASLPGDDRPAEEKASTFVDLLVVAIAIIAVAVPEGLPLAVTLALAFATTRLLKENNLVRVLRACETMGNATCICSDKTGTLTTNKMTVTAGRFGSSTFTSDIPAWATTLSPSTRKLITQSVAINSTAFEGTNEGDAPFIGSKTETALLQLAKDHLGMQSLSEARANEQIVLIEPFNSVKKYMLAVIKVQAGYRVLIKGASEIMVSFCSTEVNPATGAVEALDRKAADDAIMAFARKSLRTIGLVYKDFEEMPDLENLGDLTLLGIVGIQDPVREGVPQAVQNARRAGVVTRMVTGDNLVTARAIATECGIFTDGIVMEGPDFRKLSKEELDKVIPRLQVLARSSPDDKRILVTRLKVLGETVAVTGDGTNDAPALKAADIGFSMGISGTEVAKEASEIILMDDNFASIITALKWGRAVNDAVQKFLQFQITVNITAVLLSFVTSMYDDKMEPILKAVQLLWINLIMDTMAALALATDPPTDSILDRPPQPKSAPLITMNMWKMIIGQSIFQVVVVLVLYFAGDSILGYNTSIAAEKLQLDTIIFNMFVWMQIFNELNCRRLDNKFNVFVGIHRNLFFILINAIMIGLQIGIIFIGGRVFDIDTDGLNGVQWAISILIAAFSLPWGVLVRIFPDEWFAKVVFFFAPPFVWAYNCMARGWGRFMRLFRKSKKADDEEDGSSLEERESKEKSHGAGPMIVEPRN, encoded by the exons ATGtctggccatcttgacccCAAAGCCCTACTGGATCCTCGCCAGCGCTCCATCAGCGAAGTAGGCACCATATCATCCGCCGGCGACACCACCGTTGTTCCTAGCATTAACACCGCTGAAATTCCCCAATATCTCGATGCTGGCAACGAGAAGCGCTTCCCTCACGACCCCAACAATCCCTTCAATCATAGCCCTGAGGTCCTGAACCAATTGCTCGACCCCAAGTCCCTCGATGTCCTCAAGGGGCTCGGCGGGCTGCCGGGCTTGGCGCGCAGTCTCAATGTTGATCTGAAAGCTGGTCTCAGCGTCGATGAGCTGAATAACCAGAACTGTCCACGTATCAAAGTCTTTGGTCGCAATCAGCTTCCAGCCAAGAAACCAAAGTCTATTTGGCGATTGGCATGGATTACGTTCCAGGAAGCGGTGCTGATCATGTTGACTGTTGCCGGTACTATTTCTCTTGCACTTGGTTTGTATGAAACTTTTGGTGTAAAGCATCAGCCTGGCGATCCTACGCCCGTTGATTGGGTTGAGGGCGTTGCGATTCTAGGCGCTGTTCTCATCGTTGTGGTTGTTGCTTCGCATAACGATTGGCAGAAAGAAAAGGCGTTTGtgaagctcaacaccaagaaggatgatcgtgaggtcaaggttgtcagATCTGGCAAGTCAATGCTTGTCAATGTCGCTGATGTCGTTGTTGGCGATGTTTTGAACCTTGAGCCTGGTGATTTGATCCCCGCTGATGGTATCTTCATCGATGGCCACAACGTCAAATGCGACGAGTCGACTGTCACTGGCGAATCTGacgccttgaagaagacgcctGGCGCGAAGTGCTTCGTCGACGACCCTATGCGCACTAAGGAGCCTGatcctttcatcatctctggATCTCGTGTCCTTGAGGGCATGGGTACCTTTGTTGTTACCTCCGTCGGtgtcaacagcagcttcggCAAGATCATGATGTCTGTCCGAACAGACATTGAGTCTACACCTCTCCAGAAGAAACTCGAAGGTCTTGCCGTCGCtattgccaagcttggtggtggtgcttcACTCCTCATGTTCTTCATTCTGCTCTTCCGCTTCtgtgcttctcttcctggCGATGATAGACcagctgaggagaaggcttcTACttttgttgatcttctcgtcgtGGCTATTGCCATCATTGCTGTCGCTGTTCCTGAGGGTTTGCCTCTGGCTGTCACTCTTGCGCTTGCCTTTGCGACGACACGTCTCTTGAAGGAGAACAACCTCGTTCGTGTCCTCAGAGCGTGTGAGACCATGGGTAACGCGACTTGCATTTGCTCCGACAAGACAGGAACCTTG ACCACGAATAAAATGACAGTCACCGCCGGCCGTTTCGGTTCCTCGACCTTCACCTCCGACATCCCCGCCTGGGCAACAACCCTCTCCCCCTCAACCCGCAAACTCATCACACAATCCGTCGCCATAAACTCCACCGCCTTCGAGGGCACCAACGAAGGCGACGCCCCCTTCATCGGCTCCAAGACTGAAACCGCACTGCTCCAACTCGCCAAAGACCATCTCGGAATGCAGTCCCTCTCCGAAGCACGAGCGAACGAACAAATCGTCCTCATCGAGCCCTTCAACTCCGTCAAGAAGTACATGCTGGCTGTGATTAAGGTCCAGGCTGGATACAGGGTTCTCATCAAGGGTGCTTCGGAGATCATGGTTAGCTTCTGCTCTACTGAGGTTAACCCGGCGActggtgctgttgaggctTTGGATCGCAAGGCGGCTGATGATGCGATCATGGCCTTTGCGAGGAAGTCGCTTCGTACTATTGGGTTGGTGTACAAGGATTTTGAGGAGATGCCtgatcttgagaatcttggTGATTTGACGCTTCTTGGTATCGTCGGTATTCAAGATCCTGTTCGAGAAGGTGTTCCTCAAGCTGTGCAGAATGCCAGACGCGCTGGCGTCGTTACTCGCATGGTTACGGGTGATAACCTCGTCACAGCACGAGCTATCGCCACAGAGTGCGGTATCTTCACCGACGGCATCGTCATGGAGGGTCCTGACTTCCGCAAGCTTtccaaggaagagcttgacaaAGTTATCCCCCGTCTTCAAGTCCTGGCCCGTTCTTCACCTGACGACAAGCGTATTCTTGTTACGCgtctcaaggtcttgggCGAAACAGTCGCTGTGACTGGCGATGGTACTAACGATGCACCTGCTCTTAAGGCCGCGGATATCGGATTCTCTATGGGTATTTCGGGGACAGAGGTTGCGAAGGAGGCGTCTGAGATTATCCTTATGGATGATAACTTTGCTTCTATCATTACTGCGCTGAAGTGGGGGCGTGCTGTCAATGATGCGGTGCAGAAGTTCTTACAG TTCCAAATCAccgtcaacatcaccgcCGTTCTGTTGTCTTTCGTCACATCCATGTATGACGATAAGATGGAGCCTATTCTCAAGGCAGTCCAACTTCTCTGG ATCAACCTTATCATGGACACCATGGCTGCCCTCGCTTTGGCCACCGATCCTCCCACTGACTCTATCCTCGACCGACCTCCCCAACCCAAGTCCGCCCccctcatcaccatgaaC atgtggaagatgatcatcgGTCAGTCCATCTTCCaagtcgtcgtcgtcctGGTTCTCTACTTCGCCGGTGACTCCATCCTCGGCTACAACACCTCCATCGCCGCCGAAAAGCTCCAGctcgacaccatcatcttcaacatgttCGTCTGGATGCAGATCTTCAACGAGCTCAACTGCCGTCGTCTCGATAACAAGTTCAACGTCTTCGTCGGTATCCACCGCAACctgttcttcatcctcatcaacgccatcatgaTCGGTCTCCAGATAGgaatcatcttcatcggagGCCGTGTGTTTGACATTGACACTGATGGTCTGAATGGTGTGCAGTGGGCGATTTCTATCCTTATTGCGGCGTTTAGTCTGCCGTGGGGTGTGCTGGTTAGGATATTCCCTGATGAGTGGTTTGCAAAGGTTGTGTTTTTCTTTGCGCCACCTTTTGTGTGGGCTTATAACTGCATGGCGAGGGGTTGGGGTAGGTTCATGAGGTTGTTtaggaagagcaagaaggcggatgatgaggaggatggaagttctctggaggagagggagagtaAGGAGAAGTCTCATGGTGCTGGGCCCATGATTGTTGAGCCTAGGAACTAA